The genomic stretch TCATGAAGATAGACGTTCGCAGGAACGTTTACCTTCATGACTGAAAGGAATAATGACAGGCAGAAGTGCTTTTTCACAGCTTCTGTCATTCCGCACTTGATGCGGAATCTATTAACTTATTGACATTGTCCTATGGACAGATTAACTACATTAAAATTGGGAAACAAAAAATAAATGAATATTTGATTTATAATTAATCTAAAATTGTTTATATAAATATATATATAATTATATTTGCATTTTTGTTTCAAACAAGTAGTAAAGGAGTAAAAAAATTGATATTATTCATTGCTAACCTAAAGGAAAAGGTTAGGTATAATAAAATTTATTATTCAATGAATTAATTAAAATAATAGTAACTAATCAGTGTTATATAAACTAATAATTGCCACAGATTCACAGATTTTAAATGGATAATAATTATCAAATATTAGGATAGATTTGAAAAATAATTCTTAGGATATTTTCAGTTTTATATTATCTGTGAATCTGTGGCTTTTTTGTAAAGGTAAAATTATAAATATTATCACTGATTTGTTACAAATAATATAGTTAAGAAAAACAAATGTATTATCTTTCAAAAAATTTATTATATACATGAAAAAGAAGAATATGAAATCAGGAACTAAATACCGGGATGGTTCAATAATGTTGGGATTCGATATAGGATCTATATCAATTAATACTGTCCTGATGAATGAAAAGGGAGAAATCATTGATAATCAATATACTTATTGTCAGGGAAAACCATTTTATGTACTTTACCAGATATTAAAAGAATTAGTATCTAAATATGGGCAAAATGTATTTGCTCATATCGCAATTACCGGTACAGGTGGTAAGCAAGCTGTTGAACTTATAGGTGGACAATTTGTAAATGAAATTATTGCACAATCTACTGCTGTATCACAGTTATATCCGCAGGTAAAAACAATTATTGAGATGGGTGGTGAAGATTCTAAGCTCATTATAATGGAAAAAAAGGACGTTTCAAATTATTCTCAATTGTCTGATTTTTCTTTAAATAGTCTCTGTGCTGCAGGTACAGGGTCTTTTTTAGATCAGCAGGCAAAAAGAATTGGTGTTTCAATTGAAAACGAATTTGGGGAACTGGCATTGCAATCAAAATCACCACCGAGAATAGCTGGCAGATGTAGTGTATTTGCAAAAAGTGATATGATACATTTGCAACAAATAGCCACTCCTTTGCACGATATAGTTGCAGGATTATGTTTTGCTGTTGCCCGAAATTTTAAAAGTACCTTAGGGCGCGGGAAAAAACTTGAAAAACCTTTTACCTTTCAGGGTGGAGTGGCAGCAAATTCAGGGATGGTTCGTGCTTTTAAAGAAATATTGGAAATTAATGATGGGGAATTAATAATTCCTGAATATCATGCATCAATGGGAGCTATAGGAGCACTATTTCATAGTTTGAAGCAATCAAATAATGGAACAGCTTTTAAGGGATTAGATGAATTAAATAATTATCTTAACTCTAAAAAACTGGAAAATGCTCATCTTAGCCAGTTGAAAGTTTCAAAAGCCACTTACAATAAAGAAATATTTAAAGATTATGAAAAAGGTAAAAAAATAGATGTTGCTCTTGGGTTAGATGTGGGCTCACTGAGTACCAATGTCGTTTTAATTGATAAGGATAATAATGTTATTGCTCGCAGATACCTTCCAACCGCCAGTAAACCCTTAAATGCTATACAAAAGGGTCTCAAAGAAATATATGAAGAAGTTGGTGATAAAGTAAATGTTATTGCAGCCGGAACAACCGGATCGGGGCGATATTTGACTGGCGATTTTATTGGTGCGGATAATATACAAAATGAAATTACTGCGCAAGCAACTGCTGCTATTGCTTATGATCCTACGGTGGATACTATTTTTGAAATAGGAGGACAAGATTCAAAATATATAAGTATTGAAAATGGTGTTGTAGTTGATTTTGAAATGAATAAGGTTTGTGCAGCAGGGACAGGTTCGTTCCTTGAGGAGCAAGCTGAAAAACTTGATATCAACATTATTGAAGAATTTGGAGATTTGGCACTTCAGTCAAAACAGCCGGTAAGACTTGGTGATCGTTGTACAGTTTTTATGGAATCAGACTTGAACTCCTATCAACAAAAAGGTGCTGATAAAGATGATTTAATAGGAGGACTGGCTTATTCCATTGTGCAGAATTACATACAAAAAGTTGTTGGTATAAAACCAATTGGGGAAAAAATATTTTTCCAGGGTGGAGTAACCAATAACAAATCTGTTGTTGCAGCTTTTGAAAAGATTATAGGTAAGCCCATTATTATTCCTCCTCATTTTGATGTAACCGGAGCTATTGGGGCAGCTATGTTGGCAAGGGATGCAATGAAAAACGATGATAAAACAAGATTCAAAGGGTTTAACGTAAGCGAAATACCATTTACCATAGATAGTTTTACCTGTAAAGAATGTTCAAATAATTGTGAAATTCAACGGGTTAGAATAAAAGGAGAGAAAAAATCTTTATACTATGGCGGACGCTGTGAAAAATATGAGGTTGATGAGCGAAAAGGCAAAGGCAAGGATATTCCAAACTATTTTGAAGAACGTACAGGTTTGCTAATGGGTGATTATAAAGAGCAAGCTAAAAATAATAGAATTACCATAGGATTACCACGAGCTTTAATTTTGTTTTACCAGTATTTTCCATTTTGGCGAACTTATTTTGAAGAATTGGGTTTTCATGTTGTTATTTCTGATCCTTCAAATCAAAAAATAGTATCCAAATCTCTGGAGTTGATGGTTGCTGAAACTTGTTTCCCCATTGAACTTATACATGGTCATGTTCAGAATCTACTGGATAAAAATGTGGATTTTATATTTCTTCCATTTATTGTGAATGCTAAAGGTGAAAAGGATAATCCAACCAATAATTGCAATTGTCCATGGATACAGGCTCATCCATTTATTCTGAGGAGTGCTTTTACAGATGAAACAATAAGAAATAAATTCCTGATTCCTACACTTCATTTTCGATATTTTGAGAAGGTCTTGTTTAAGGAGCTATCATCCTTTATGTATGAAAAATTTGGAATTTCAAAAACCATATCAGTAGCTGCAATTAAAAAAGCCGATAAGATTCAGAATGATTTTGAGAGTAAAGTAGAAAAGAGGGGCGAAGAAGTAATGCGTAGTTTACCAAAAGATAAGCGTGCCTTGGTTTTATTAGGACGTCCGTATAATACCGGTGACCCTTTACTTAACCTTAGGCTTGTTGAAAAATTAATTAATTTAAATACGATTCCAATACCTTTGGATTACCTTCCCTTAAAAAATGAAAATGTATTTGACAAATATAAAATGATGTATTGGCCAAATGGACAAAAGATTATATCAGCAGCTCGAATTATTAAAAAAAGCAGCCAGTTATATGGTGTTTACATTGGTAATTTCAGATGTGGTCCGGATTCATTTATAACACATTTTGTACGTGATGAATTGAAAGGTAAACCTTTTTTACACCTTGAAGTAGATGAACATAGTGCAGATGCAGGACTAATTACCCGATGTGAAGCATTCCTGGATAGTTTGAAAGGGTATCAGAAAGTAAGCGCAGATAAAATGGAACGAAAAACGATATCTATAAATCATGTAGATAAACTTAATGGTCGTACATTATACCTACCCTATGCAGGAGATACAGTCCATATGATTGCTGCAGCAGCCCGGAGTTGTGATATAGATTCATGGGTGTTACCTATGCAGGATGAAGAAGATCTTGCTATTGCAAGAAAATATACCAATGGACAGGAATGTTTCCCGATGATATGTACTACGGGAAGTTTCCTTAAAAAATTAATGGAACCCGGAAGTGATCCGAAAAAATTAAGTTTTTTTATGCCTGATCACAATGGTCCTTGTCGCTTTGGAGAATATAATAAATTACAAAGAATTATTTTCGACCGATTAGGATATCATGATGCAACCATTTTATCACCCAGCAATGATGATTCCTATGCTGCTTTGGTTCCTGATAACTCAAAGAAATTCCGGATGAATGCATGGAAAGGTATTGTGGCGATGGATTTACTTCGTAAATTGAAACAGGAAAAACGTCCTTATGAAATTAACAAAGGTGAAACGGATATAGTGTATAAAGAACATCTAAATCATATTATAAAATCGGTTGAAAATGGCTCAAAAGACCTTGGAGATGCACTTGAACAAGCAGGCAAAGCATTCCATCAAATTCCGGGGAACCATGATGTAAGAAAACCTGTAATAGCTGTTGTAGGAGAAATCTTTATGAGAGACAATCCATTTTGCAGCTCATATCTGATTGACAGACTTGAAGATTTAGGAGCTGAAACCATTATAGCACCTTTTGGGGAATGGATTAATTATTCTTCAATCAGGTTATGGAGAGATAGCATTTGGAAAGGCAATTTAAAAGGATTATATAAATCAAAAGTACAGCAAATATACCAACATTATATATCCCAAAAACTTTTTAAAAGAGTAAGTAATTTTCTCGTTATGAAAGAAGAACTGGAAGTGAAAGAAATGTTGAAGCGTTGCAGTCCGTATATTCATAAAGATTATGATGGAGATCCCCCAATAGCAATAGGTTCGGCATCACTTTTAAGTGAAATGAATATTTCCGGTGTAGCAAATATTCTACCTTTTACCTGTATGCCCGGAACTATTATTTGTGCAGTTTCCAATGATTTCAGAAAAGACCATAAAAATATTCCCTGGGTGAATTTTGCATATGACGGACAAGAGGATACAAGCTTTGATACCAGGCTACAAGCATTTATGCATCAGGCTTACGAGTATGCAACAACAAACAAATACTATGTTAAACCAACCGAATACGAAAAATTAAATACAGTAACTCTTTAATTTTTAAATGATATTAACCTGATTAAGGAAAATATATCTACTCTTAGATATATCCAGATGTTGACACCAATAAAATTATAGAACTATGAAAAACCAAAATGAACAAACATTCAAAAAAACAAGTAGAATAAGAAGGATTGCTGCTTGTATAATTGACCTACTTGTAATGACATTTTTAATGATTGGTATAGCTGCAATTGCATTAGGATCTGATTTCATCGATAAATATGAAATATCTTATATACATACTGTATTGTTGTTAATAGTGATTTCTGGTCTTATTCTCTACTTCTCAAAGGATTCATATAGAGGCATCAGTGTTGGAAGGTGGATTATGGGTATAATGGTAAGAAATGAATCAGATAATCAAGTTCCTTCTTATATCAGATTATTTATTAGAAACTTATTTACCATTATCTGGCCAGTAGAATTTATTGTCCTTTTAGTAAATGATGATAAAAAAAGAATTGGTGATAAAGTAAGCGAAACAATAGTTCTCAGAAATCCCAAAAAACCAAAAAGAATAATTAGAATAGGAACTTTAATTTTTATTGGTATATGTTTTTACTTTTTCGCAGATTTCTATGGTGGAGCAATAATAACAAATTCAGAAGCCTATGAAATTACTGTTGATAGTATAAGCAAAAATGAAAAGATACTTGAGGAAACCGGGGGTATTTTAGGATATGGTGGATTAGAAGGATCTATATCAGTTAATGATGAAATTGGAAAAGCTGAATTTAAAATTAAAGTAATTGGAAAAGAAAATGACGTTGTTGTAAATGTTTACCTGGAGAAAGAGCCAAATCAAAAATGGGTAATAAAAGAAATGAAATAATTACAGGTGCCAACAGCGGCTCATAGTGCATGCCGCAGATAGTGGTCATTAAGATAGAGAATCGTAAATTTAAATAGAGTACAAATCAATAAAAGTGTGAGTAATGATGCGGCACGCACCATAGCCCAAACGTTGTCTAATAACTATGATAAAGACAATAATTATTTGAGTAGGTGTCCCTGAGTTTTTTCAAATATGAGAATCTTAGGCACATGTTTTTAGTTATCAGACAGACTGTCGTTAGCGATAATTTAACGTAAATAATCAAAAAAAGGGAAATTTCTTAAAAATATTTAGATTAATAAAATTTTCACTAAACTTCTTAATGTTTATTGCATTGACAGTAAGTTCTGCATGTAATCAAAACAAAACAACAAATAATTCGGATGACAATTATGATATTTCGCATCTTGACACCATTACAAAAACAATTGTATTTGTTTCATTGGGGATATTGCTTTTGATAATATCATTTCTACAATAAATACAAACAAGTTGATAAATTTGCCGACCACAAGAAAAAGCTAAAATATATGACTGTATTACTTTTACTTGATAATTGTTAATTGAAAATCAAACAATTTTAACCCGAAAAATTAGCTTCGCTGAAATTACTTCGTTTAGTTCATAATTTTTTTACGCATAAGAAGTACCAACAAATTTGTTGTTTTTAACAACCCCAAATTTGGGTGCTTCTAATGCGGGATTTCCCGCCTTGCTTCCCTTTGTCCATCGCACATTCATACAATTCACTTCGTTTTTGCATGAATAAAGCGGGTTAATATACATATATATATATAAGAATATTTGAACTAATTTCTTGACTTTGGGGTATTCTATTTCATAACTTGTATAAATAATCAATACATAAGATGATGAAACAAAAATACTCTTCAAAACTATTTTTAACTATTGGATTGTTGATTGCAGCATCAAAATTATTAGTTTCTCAAATCCAACCTGAGCTTTTAATGATAAGCGACATTGTTGGACCTCTTATTGATTCAGCGGAAAGAGTAACCTATTATCTTTTTCCTGAATATCCTGATGAAGATTTCAAGGCTGCTCAATTCTTTAAGTTGGCTGACGGTACTATTGATCTTAAGGTATATTTGAAAAACGGTACAACAGAAAATAAAACTATTTCTAAAGAAAAATTCAATGAATACCGGACTCAAATTAATAAAAAGATAGTTCATTACGATGAAATAGACACCTCTTATGTCTATTCCATTCGGTTGATTGATGAAACTGTTCTTTATGGTAAATTCATGGAAATTAAAGAAAGGGAAATTATTTTCGAAACTAATTATTTAGGTATTTATACCATACCTAAAATTAAAATCATTGACATAGAAAAAGGCATGTCTATAAATGATTCTCAAAGCCAGCGTTGGTTTTCAAATCCTCATGATACAAGGCACTTTTTTGCACCAACAGCCAGAAGTTTGCAGAAAGGTGAAGGATATTTTCAGGATGTTTACCTTTTATTAGGGTTTTTAAACTATGGTATAACTGACAATATTTTAATTGGAGGAGGCATGTCTATAATTCCATTTTTAGATATTGATGAGAAATTATTCTTTTTGAATCCAAAAGTAGGTTTTCAGGTGAAAGATAACTTGAATTTAGGCGGTGGTATATTTTATGCTTCTTTTCCCGGAGATGATAAAAGAAACAGAGCCGTAATCGGATATGGAATAGGAACATATGGTTCAAAAGAAAACAATGTTACATTAGGTTTAGGATATGGAACTGCAGGTGCAGAAGATATACAAACTCCATTAGTTATGCTAGGTGGTATGTACAGAATTTCAAGAAGAGCCGCATTAGTAACCGAAAACTGGTTCATGGTTCTTGATTATAAGCTTGAGCATGATGATGATCAAGAATTCAGGTTTTGGGATTATAATGAACAAGAAATTAGGTGGGATGATTCTAATTATGAACCTACATATGAACAAAAAACTAACGAACCAACTGCTCTTATATCCTATGGTATTCGTTTTTTTAGTGAAAAACTTTGTGTTGACCTTGGGTTTTTTAATGTTTTAGGCGATTTTGAAGACATTGATATTTATATTCCCGGTATTCCCTATTTAGATTTTGTAGTAAAGTTTTAATCAATCAGACCTGACAGGTGTTAGGTCTTTTCAAATAAAAAAACATCATGAAAAAACTAATTATAATACAAAATTTCATTATCCTGCTTGTAATCATACCTTTTATATTTAATGCACAGGATTCTCTTAAACTTAAAACTATCAGTAAGAATGTTGGAGAAATAATTGATGCTGAGGAACGAAAAGAATATAAACTTTTTGATGAATATGCCGACGACATATTTAATGAAGCTCAATTTTTCGAAAACCCTGATAAATCAAAACTTTTAGTTATTTACTTCAAAGATGGTACAAAAAAAGAAAAAGTCTTAACCCAAACAGAATATTTCGAATACCAAACACAAATAAACAAACGGTTTATTAACTATGATGGAATTGATTCAGCTTTGTTTTGCATTATTAAATTATATGACGAATCTTCCATTTCAGGAAAAATTATAGAAGTTCTTGAAAAGGAAATAAAAGTGAGAACCAAATATATGGGGTTGATAACCATTCCTAAGAACCGTATTTTTGAACTCGTAGTACTCAAGTCTAATGGAAAGCAATTTAATAAATTTTGGATGCCGAATCCACATGATAGTAGACATTATTTTGCACCAACTGCCAGAAATATGCCTAAAGGAGTAGGATATTTCCAGGATATTTATCTTTTAATAATGTCGGCGAACTATGCAATAACTGATTATTTAACAATAGGAGGCGGATTATCAATAGTTCCGGGAATAAGTGCAGATAGACAAGGTTATTTTATATATCCCAAAGCAGGTTTCGATTTAACAGAAAAAATAAGTGTCGGAGGAGGATTATTATATGCAAATATTCCTGACCGTGAAGAAATTAAAACTCTTGAAGAAATAACTATACCTATATATTTCGGACCTGTAGAAAAAGATACAACCGTAATAGATACGGCATATAATTATATCAATCATCGCATTAATGTAGGAATTCTGTTTGGTGTTGGTACATATGGTAATCAAGAAAATAATGTAACTCTGGGTATGGGTTATGCATATTTTAAAGATGATATTCTGAAAGTACCTGTATTTATGTTTGGAGGTATGTGCAGGCTTTCACGAAGAACAGCTCTGGTTACTGAGAATTGGATTTATACAGTACCCTATAAATACTTGTGGGAAGGACGAGAAAAACGCAATCATACAAGCGTAATCATATCTTATGGTATTCGTTTTTTTGGAGAACGAATGAGTGTTGATTTAGCTTTCTTCCAAATTACAGGGGAAATGGGAATCGGTGAATTTATTTTCCCGGGAATCCCTTATTTGGATTTTGTAGTGAAATTTTAATCAATGGCATTTAATGAATTTAAAAAAGACATTTGGTGAAGTACTATTTTTCTTTGTGGCAATCTGGATTGATTAATAGAAATCATAAAGTAATAATTAATTTTATAGGTTAATTCCTCAATATTACTACTTTTGAATCACATTTTACGCACTAACATTTTTCCAATAGACCGAATATTATGCATTAAATAACTGGAAATTATGCATGACGCACTCAAAGTACTTGACGAAATACAGTTGAATTTCAACAAGGAAGGTTTGTTTTTATTGAATATTACACTTGCATTTATTATGTTCGGTGTAGCATTGGAACTTAAAACCGAAAGGTTCAAAACAGTATTTATACACCCGAAATCTGCCATTTTAGGATTAGCGTCCCAGTTTTTTCTGTTGCCTGTTTTAACCCTTTTACTTATATTGATAATTAATCCCTCTCCCAGCGTAGCTTTGGGAATGATATTGGTTGCTGCATGTCCGGGAGGGAATATTTCCAATTTTATAACCGCTCTGGCAAAAGGAAATACCGAACTTTCGGTTAGCTTGACAGCGGTATCAGATTTGTCGGCACTCTTTATGACTCCTTTGAATTTTGCTTTCTGGGGCGGGGTATATGCAAAAATATATTCGGCTGGATATGGTTTGCTAATTCCTATTGAAATAGACACTCTGGAAATGTTCAAAACAATTTTTATTTTACTTGGTATTCCGCTTACATTGGGGATGTTGTTTTCGTATAAATTTCCGGCAATAACAAAAAAAATTGTTAAACCCATAAAAATAACTTCTATCATAATTTTCTTTGGATATATAGTTGGTGCATTAGCACTGAATTGGGAATATTTTATTCAATATGTCCATTTAATTATTATTATTGTTGTGATACATAATGCCTTAGCATTGACCGCAGGTTTTTCGGTTGGTAAAATTTTCAGGTTAAAAAAAATAAATGTTAGGACCATTACCATAGAAACCGGTATTCAGAATTCCGGGCTTGCCCTTGTATTGATTTTTAACCCTAATTTGTTCAATGGACTTGGTGGTATGGCATTTATTGCAGCATTGTGGGGTGTCTGGCACATTGTGGCAGGTTTGGTAATAGCCGCCATTATGTCAAAAATACCAATCAGGGATATGAAATGATTAACATTTATTTTCAATAAGTTTAATTCCAAATATGATTCGATTATAAGATTGCTTTTATAAAATACTTTGGTAATCTTAGCTTTTTTTGTTACTCGCTCGCACAATTCTTCCCGCAAACCAATGCTCGTGAGACCTTCATGCTTCCATTTTTCTATTAATTTTCAATTTTTTTGAAAAGTTATTGTTTCAATTTTTCTTTTATATCAAGCATGAAGGGTTCAATTCCAGTATGGTTCGATTATAAGCTGCTAAATTAATAGGCTCATCGTTAATCCTATCTCGATTTCAATTCCAATATGGTTCGATTATAAGCATTGCCAGTACTCCCTTTTTGTTAAGCCATATTTGCATTTCAATTCCAATATGGTTCGATTATAAGTTCAATTGATATGTTTGCAAATGATATACCTAAAGTTATTTCAATTCCAATATGGTTCGATTATAAGATATACGAAAGTGAAATAAAAAACCCCTCAAAAGAATTTCAATTCCAATATGGTTCGATTATAAGTATAACAATCAATATTCTGATTACAACGTTTATCTATTTCAATTCCAATATGGTTCGATTATAAGTACAAGATAAAAATTATACTGTTAAGGTATATTTTAAATTTCAATTCCAATATGGTTCGATTATAAGACGGTAGCGAAATAAACCTACAATTTGGATGGCTTATTTCAATTCCAATATGGTTCGATTATAAGATGTCAGTAAGATTTACAGGAAGTCTTTTAAGAAAATTTCAATTCCAATATGGTTCGATTATAAGTTTATGAAAGTCGTGGAGAGCATGGTGGGTATTTGTCATTTCAATTCCAATATGGTTCGATTATAAGTAGAAACAGTATTCGTTCAAACAAAATACCTGAAACACACATTTCAATTCCAATATGGTTCGATTATAAGTGTTTTTTAGATTGTTTATTAGGTTTTCGTAGGTTATTTCAATTCCAATATAGTTCGATTATAAGGGAACGCCCGGGAAACTAATTCTTTCAATCACAATCATTTCAATTCCAATATGGTTCGATTATAAGTACCGTTTATCATTGTTGTAAATTTTTAAGATGCTAAATTTCAATTCCAATATGGTTCGATTATAAGAATCGGTGCTTGGGCAAACCATGACAATGGATGAATTTCAATTCCAATATGGTTCGATTATAAGTTTGTAGTTGATACTGCTAAATCTACCGCTCCAGTATTTCAATTCCAATATGGTTCGATTATAAGGTAATAATTCATTATTCTATTAATTTATATTTTCCTAATTTCAATTCCAATATGGTTCGATTATAAGACTCTTTCCATCTTGCAAAAACGAAATATTTAAGCATATTTCAATTCCAATATGGTTCGATTATAAGTGAAAGTCTTAATCAATTGTTTTAATTCACATATTGCATTTCAATTCCAATATGGTTCGATTATAAGAATAAAATCAATTTCTTCAATAGTTAAACATTTATATTTCAATTCCAATATGGTTCGATTATAAGTGGTAATGTATTGCGTCATCTCTAATTGTGACTGATTTCAATTCCAATATGGTTCGATTATAAGTCACATCATTTTGGCGGTATGTCAGATTTTACAATATTTCAATTCCAATATGGTTCGATTATAAGTGAACTAACTTTTAAGGAATTTTTAAGAGTTAAAGACATTTCAATTCCAATATGGTTCGATTATAAGAAAAAGCTGAGAATATTATTAAACAATTAAATAATGCATTTCAATTCCAATATGGTTCGATTATAAGAATATTCCGATTTTCTATCGGTTACAATAACATTTATATTTCAATTCCAATATGGTTCGATTATAAGAATTCTTCTGAAGGAGATAAAACTTTTTCATCTAAATTTCAATTCCAATATGGTTCGATTATAAGGTACGATTAAATACAAATCTTATTATTTCAAATCCACACATTTCAATTCCAATATGGTTCGATTATAAGAAAATCTTACTTCTGCTGAATTATTTCAATATTTTAAATTTCAATTCCAATATGGTTCGATTATAAGTAAATGTGTTATTATAAGCATTTATACTATTGTAACATTTCAATTCCAATATGGTTCGATTATAAGTTTAGCAAAAAACACATCTGAAATAGAATATAACAATTTCAATTCCAATATGG from Bacteroidales bacterium encodes the following:
- a CDS encoding RDD family protein; amino-acid sequence: MKNQNEQTFKKTSRIRRIAACIIDLLVMTFLMIGIAAIALGSDFIDKYEISYIHTVLLLIVISGLILYFSKDSYRGISVGRWIMGIMVRNESDNQVPSYIRLFIRNLFTIIWPVEFIVLLVNDDKKRIGDKVSETIVLRNPKKPKRIIRIGTLIFIGICFYFFADFYGGAIITNSEAYEITVDSISKNEKILEETGGILGYGGLEGSISVNDEIGKAEFKIKVIGKENDVVVNVYLEKEPNQKWVIKEMK
- a CDS encoding bile acid:sodium symporter family protein: MHDALKVLDEIQLNFNKEGLFLLNITLAFIMFGVALELKTERFKTVFIHPKSAILGLASQFFLLPVLTLLLILIINPSPSVALGMILVAACPGGNISNFITALAKGNTELSVSLTAVSDLSALFMTPLNFAFWGGVYAKIYSAGYGLLIPIEIDTLEMFKTIFILLGIPLTLGMLFSYKFPAITKKIVKPIKITSIIIFFGYIVGALALNWEYFIQYVHLIIIIVVIHNALALTAGFSVGKIFRLKKINVRTITIETGIQNSGLALVLIFNPNLFNGLGGMAFIAALWGVWHIVAGLVIAAIMSKIPIRDMK